A single genomic interval of Deltaproteobacteria bacterium harbors:
- a CDS encoding type II toxin-antitoxin system VapB family antitoxin — MAISIRNARAERLAREVAAESGENLTQAIIHALEERLERLKGRRMVSDTAQEIMKISERCSMLPDQDPRSPEEILDYDDFGVPD; from the coding sequence CACGGGCTGAACGGCTTGCACGGGAAGTGGCGGCTGAGAGCGGCGAGAACCTCACTCAGGCCATCATACATGCCCTGGAAGAACGTCTCGAACGGCTCAAGGGCCGCAGGATGGTTTCCGATACGGCTCAGGAAATTATGAAGATTTCCGAGCGGTGCAGTATGCTGCCGGACCAGGATCCGCGCTCACCGGAAGAGATCCTGGATTACGACGACTTTGGGGTTCCGGATTAA
- a CDS encoding type II toxin-antitoxin system VapC family toxin, whose protein sequence is MVIDTSALVAVLLREKEAEIFAKAIARDPKRLISAFTALETGVVIEVKKGEAGGREFDLLVHRAGIDIIPMNGEQFQIARVAWRTYGKRRHPAGLNIGDCCSYALAKYAGEALLYKGDDFSKTDIRSAEFILSGVE, encoded by the coding sequence ATGGTTATTGACACGTCCGCGTTGGTCGCCGTTCTTCTCAGAGAAAAAGAGGCCGAGATCTTTGCGAAAGCCATTGCGAGGGACCCGAAACGCCTCATCAGTGCATTTACGGCTTTGGAGACGGGGGTGGTCATCGAAGTCAAAAAGGGCGAGGCTGGAGGCCGCGAATTCGACCTTCTAGTTCACCGGGCCGGAATTGATATCATTCCTATGAATGGAGAACAATTCCAGATTGCCAGAGTAGCCTGGAGAACATATGGAAAACGTCGTCACCCTGCAGGCTTGAATATTGGCGATTGCTGTTCGTATGCTCTGGCGAAATATGCCGGGGAAGCATTGCTGTACAAAGGAGATGATTTTTCCAAGACCGATATCCGCTCTGCAGAGTTCATTCTCTCAGGAGTGGAGTGA
- a CDS encoding TfoX/Sxy family protein yields MPYDQDIDSRIRKAVSGWKGVSSKKMFGGVCHLLNGNMVGGVYKDYMILRLGTEEAERALRRKHVKEFDITGKAMKGWVMVEKEGFITDQELGDWLRKAERFVKTLPPK; encoded by the coding sequence ATGCCGTACGACCAAGATATCGACTCCCGAATAAGGAAGGCTGTTTCCGGCTGGAAAGGCGTTTCCAGCAAAAAGATGTTCGGAGGGGTGTGCCATCTGCTCAATGGAAATATGGTCGGAGGCGTGTACAAGGATTACATGATCCTCAGGCTGGGAACGGAAGAAGCGGAGCGCGCACTGAGGCGGAAGCATGTGAAGGAGTTCGACATAACGGGAAAAGCCATGAAGGGGTGGGTCATGGTGGAAAAGGAAGGGTTCATCACCGATCAGGAGCTCGGCGATTGGCTGCGCAAAGCAGAGCGGTTTGTAAAGACGCTGCCCCCCAAATGA